The sequence AAGGAAAGCCTCGATCTCCTGCCCCGCCTTGAGGAAGTGCTGGATTCGGAGTCTCCCTTCTACGATCCCCAGCAGGTCGTCATCAACAATCCCGTCGTGCTTCGATCCCTTACCGAGATGCGCAAGGTCGTCAACGGCCTCATCCGGAAATACGGCAAGCCATCCCGCATCCATCTGGAGATGGCGCGCTCCCTGAAGATGGGGCCAAAGCAGCGAAAGGAACATGAAAAGGAAACGCGGGGATATGAGAGGGAACGGGAAAAGGCCGCCGCATTCCTCGAAAGCCACGACGTCATCCCCACCGGGGATGCACTCCAGCTTGTCCGCCTATGGGAGGAACAGGAAAAGCAGTGCCCCTACTGCGACAAGGCCATCTCACAATCCCAACTTCTCGGTGGAGCTGGCGAGATCGACATCGACCACATCTTCCCCTTCAGCCGCTCCGCTGACAACAGCATGGCAAACAAGGTTGTCTGCCATCGTGGATGTAACAGGGACAAACTAAACAAGACACCCCGGGAGTGGCTAGAGTTCACCGATCCGGACGGCTACGAAGCCATGATCCAGCGCACCCGCAGCCTCCAGTCGAACAAGCGCAAACGCTTCTACGCGGAGGAAATCCCCGAGGGTTTTGCAAACAGGGATCTCAACGACACGGCATGGATGGCGAAAGCCGCCCGCCAATACCTCGCCCGCCTGATGGAAAAATCCCACCTCGTGCAGGGCACAAAGGGAACCCACACCGCCCTCCTCCGGGATCACTGGCAGCTACATTCCCTCCTCCGGAACGACGGTATCGATCTCAAGAACAGGGACGACCACCGCCACCACGCCCTTGATGCCGTTCTCATAGCCCTCTGCGACCAAAGGCGTATCCGTGCGTTGCTGGACAAGCACCATTTCTCTCTCGTTGCAAAGGAGGCGAAGGAAAAGGGGAAACGCATCTACCGCCTCACGAATAGCGGTGAAAACATCGCCCCCCCTTGGCCGAACTTCCGGACGTCTGTCGAGTCCTCGCTCAATTCCATTTGGGTATCCCACCGTCCGCGCCGCAAGCTATCCGGAGCGCTCCATAAGGAAACAAACTATGGCAAGACTGCGGATGGGCTTCTCGTCGTTCGCAAGCCGATCCAGAACCTCAGCGCGAAGGAAATCGCCGGCATCCGCGATTCAGGTATCGCCGCCATCATCCGCGAGTATATCAATAGCCACGGGGGTGATGCCGCCTGCCTCAAGGCCATTACCCCGGAGAATCCGCTCCTGATGCCTTCCGGCACGCCCATACGCAAAGTCCGCACTGCCATCCCCTACTCCCATCTCACCATCCGTGAAGGCACCGACCACGAAACCCACGTCCAGTCCGCCTCCACCCACCACCTTGCCATCTTCTCTCTCGGCGATGGGAAATTCCACTTCGAGCCCGTAACCCTCTACGAGGCATCCCGCCGCCACCGTGCCAAAGAACCTGTCATCCAAAGGACTTTCGCGGGAATGCCGCCGGAAGCCGAGTTCCTCATGCACCTCTGCTCTGGTGACAGCATGATGGCCACGGTCGACGGTGAGGATGTCCTGTTCGTGTTCAACACCATGGCGACTTCAACACTCCAGGTCTGGTTTGCCCATCATACCGACGCCGCACAGCAACACAAAGATCCGGAGACGGGACAGTCCTTGCTAAGATCGTGCATGCCCGGTTCTTTCGGCAAAAAGTTCCCGAATGCTCGAAAGGTTCAGATCCTACCCACCGGGGAAGTGCGTAACACCCAATAAGTAAAAGAGGATGATCAAGCATACCCTCGAGATCTCCCAACGAGCAGCACGCCTGTCCCTTAAGCAGCGACAGCTCGTCATCCATCTCGATGAAGGGGAGACACGCAGCTTCGCCTGCGAGGACATCGGCGTGCTCATCCTCCAGCATCCCGCCATCTCACTGAGTTCTGCCCTGCTCAATGCCTTGCTTGAATCGGGAGCCGTCGTGGTCATCTGCAACGAAAAGCACCTGCCCTCAGGCCTCATCCTCCCCACCCTCACCCACACCGAGCTGGTACCCAGGATGATGGCGCAGATGGGAGCTTCCCTCCCGGCACGCGAGCAGGCATGGAAGGCCATCGTCCAGGCGAAGATCCGCGCCCAGGCAAACGACCTCTCCCCATCCATCAAAGCCAGATTGCAAACACTCGCCGCAAACGTGAAATCCGGGGACGCGGAGAACCACGAAGCCCGCGCCGCACGCCTCTATTGGCAGGCACGCTTCCCGGACCGATATCTTCAGGACGACAAGCGCGATCCCATGAGCGAATCCTTCTTCAACTCCCTACTAAACTATGGTTACGCCATCATCCGTGCCGCCACCGCCCGCGCATTGGTATCAGCGGGGCTCCAGCCCGCCCTCGGCGTCTTCCACCACAGGCGGGACAACCCTTTCTGCCTTGCTGACGACGTGATGGAGCCTCTTCGCCCCTTGGTTGACCGGACAGTCCAGGCTCTTCTCGAAAACGAACCGGATCTCCAGACCGCAGCCATAGAAAGCCGCCACCGCAAGGAACTGCTTTCCCTTCTTGCCGCACCGGTGACCTTCGGCGAAACAAGCGGCCCGCTCATGGCCGTCCTCCCGCGCTACATCAATAGCTTCTACCGGTTGCTTGTCCGTGAAAGCGAACTGCTCGTCGTGCCAACCTACTGAACATGAACATCTCAGGCTACCGCTGTATGTGGATCATCGTTCTTTTCGACCTCCCAACCGACACCAAAAAGGCTCGGAGGCAATACACCGACTTCCGCAAAAGCCTGCTGGAGGATGGTTTTGCCATGATGCAGTATTCCGTCTACTTCCGCCACTGCGCCAGCAAGGAGAACGCGGAAGTCCACCAGCAGCGTGTCCGTATGAGCGTCCCGCCGGATGGTGAAGTCCGTGTCATCCAGTTCACAGACAAGCAGTTCGCAAGGATGGAAGTGTATTTTGGAAAACGCCGCACCCGAACCGAAGGAGCGCCTGCCCAACTGGAAATGTTTTGAAGGAAACTTCGGAACCGACTGCAAATCAGTCGGTTCCGAATCTCCTATGGTAATTGATCACTGCCTGCGGTCAATCCGCAGCTCCCGCCATAATCTCTCCGCTCGGCCTCATATGGTAATTGATCACTGCCTGCGGTCAATCCGCAGCTCGCTGGACTGCCGCGCCGTCGAATTTAAATGGTAATTGATCACTGCCTGCGGTCAATCCGCAGCTAACCTACAAAGGCTAGTATCAGAACTACCATGGTAATTGATCACTGCCTGCGGTCAATCCGCAGCGACTTTCGCCGCTTGGACGGTTTTGTATTTATGGTAATTGATCACTGCCTGCGGTCAATCCGCAGCTTTATGCTTCATGTCTTCGACCGCTACTGGATGGTAATTGATCACTGCCTGCGGTCAATCCGCAGCCGATTTCACAAATCATTTCCGGCTGGCGCATGGTAATTGATCACTGCCTGCGGTCAATCCGCAGCTGGAGCTGGCAAGCGGCGCGGGGTGGCGTGATGGTAATTGATCACTGCCTGCGGTCAATCCGCAGCTAGGGCGGCGAGGCCGTCCACAACCCCAAGATGGTAATTGATCACTGCCTGCGGTCAATCCGCAGCTAGCGTCAACACCGGACTGGAATCCGACTGATGGTAATTGATCACTGCCTGCGGTCAATCCGCAGCATCGCGTCCCTTGACCAAAATGCACCTGCGATGGTAATTGATCACTGCCTGCGGTCAATCCGCAGCCCCGGCCGCTGGGGCACTCTCTTCCCTCATATGGTAATTGATCACTGCCTGCGGTCAATCCGCAGCCAGAAGGCGACGCCGATGAGAGCGTCTGAATGGTAATTGATCACTGCCTGCGGTCAATCCGCAGCCGGCGGATGTCGGCAGAGCTGGCGGCGCGGATGGTAATTGATCACTGCCTGCGGTCAATCCGCAGCAATCCCGGCGATGGCTTCGACATGTGCCTTATGGTAATTGATCACTGCCTGCGGTCAATCCGCAGCCGGACGGATGGACTGGCGAGGTCGATGACGATGGTAATTGATCACTGCCTGCGGTCAATCCGCAGCTCCGTGAAGGTTACATCCGATGACAAGGGTATGGTAATTGATCACTGCCTGCGGTCAATCCGCAGCTATACGTTCTAACCTATCGTGGAAAGCCTGATGGTAATTGATCACTGCCTGCGGTCAATCCGCAGCGCGATACCATGCGGAGCGGCTGGCTGGCATATGGTAATTGATCACTGCCTGCGGTCAATCCGCAGCCATCCTTGCCGACATCAAAAACAGCAACAAATGGTAATTGATCACTGCCTGCGGTCAATCCGCAGCGTAAGCGTGGAACTAACCAATTCGGCCATCATGGTAATTGATCACTGCCTGCGGTCAATCCGCAGCAGGGGGTTCTGGAAGATCAATGCCCCTGCAATGGTAATTGATCACTGCCTGCGGTCAATCCGCAGCATTGCCGCTTGCCAGAAACATCTTCGCGCCATGGTAATTGATCACTGCCTGCGGTCAATCCGCAGCTAGCTTGCCGGGCCATGGATCAACGCGCCTATGGTAATTGATCACTGCCTGCGGTCAATCCGCAGCTTCGTGGATGTCTTCCGGCATTCCGTAGTATGGTAATTGATCACTGCCTGCGGTCAATCCGCAGCTAGATGGCGACCTCGATGAAGGTGGCTGCATGGTAATTGATCACTGCCTGCGGTCAATCCGCAGCTAGATGGGCGACCCCCAGAGCCGTCCTGATATGGTAATTGATCACTGCCTGCGGTCAATCCGCAGCGCAAAATGCAAGACAAAGGCGTCCACCTACATGGTAATTGATCACTGCCTGCGGTCAATCCGCAGCTGAATCGCCTGGAGCCGGGCTGGTTGCGGATGGTAATTGATCACTGCCTGCGGTCAATCCGCAGCGAGGCCGAGGAGATCCGGAAGGAGCTGCTATGGTAATTGATCACTGCCTGCGGTCAATCCGCAG comes from Akkermansiaceae bacterium and encodes:
- the cas9 gene encoding type II CRISPR RNA-guided endonuclease Cas9 (Cas9, originally named Csn1, is the large, multifunctional signature protein of type II CRISPR/Cas systems. It is well known even to general audiences because its RNA-guided endonuclease activity has made it a popular tool for custom editing of eukaryotic genomes.): MNYTLGLDMGVASLGWSVVSEEDEFIDTGVRVFPAAVDAFNSSKEKHPNQDRRGARGMRRRIRRKAERKKAISEALVSLGWKPAEDEAREEWFALDVYELRHRAILEKISLQELGRIIYHLNQRRGFLSLRKTEANTDDKETKGMLGEISDLQKTISTSGAKTLGNHLYETYKKEGISTRLRNRHFSRRMLHDEFGLIWETQAQWHPELTPIIRHGTEGIPKNGIKVVKPTPAAPGQNLLEQFGIEGMTFFQRKVYWKEGSIGKCELEAGDTRAPVADRRFQEFRMLQEVNNLKITDLSEPGNPLERRLHEDERLAAVAYLTGKDKPKLDALKVNLCKNRKLESFPREPALVTFNLENSGRTTIAGTTTDAKLKGAKILGKTWDNFTESQLNGIVEALTLPAATDEDIREALEKLGFLKEPQIDKLLSLSLPTGYGHLSIKALERLLPHMRSGMLYMHKSPERSAMAAAGYQRRDEHDKESLDLLPRLEEVLDSESPFYDPQQVVINNPVVLRSLTEMRKVVNGLIRKYGKPSRIHLEMARSLKMGPKQRKEHEKETRGYEREREKAAAFLESHDVIPTGDALQLVRLWEEQEKQCPYCDKAISQSQLLGGAGEIDIDHIFPFSRSADNSMANKVVCHRGCNRDKLNKTPREWLEFTDPDGYEAMIQRTRSLQSNKRKRFYAEEIPEGFANRDLNDTAWMAKAARQYLARLMEKSHLVQGTKGTHTALLRDHWQLHSLLRNDGIDLKNRDDHRHHALDAVLIALCDQRRIRALLDKHHFSLVAKEAKEKGKRIYRLTNSGENIAPPWPNFRTSVESSLNSIWVSHRPRRKLSGALHKETNYGKTADGLLVVRKPIQNLSAKEIAGIRDSGIAAIIREYINSHGGDAACLKAITPENPLLMPSGTPIRKVRTAIPYSHLTIREGTDHETHVQSASTHHLAIFSLGDGKFHFEPVTLYEASRRHRAKEPVIQRTFAGMPPEAEFLMHLCSGDSMMATVDGEDVLFVFNTMATSTLQVWFAHHTDAAQQHKDPETGQSLLRSCMPGSFGKKFPNARKVQILPTGEVRNTQ
- the cas1 gene encoding type II CRISPR-associated endonuclease Cas1; protein product: MIKHTLEISQRAARLSLKQRQLVIHLDEGETRSFACEDIGVLILQHPAISLSSALLNALLESGAVVVICNEKHLPSGLILPTLTHTELVPRMMAQMGASLPAREQAWKAIVQAKIRAQANDLSPSIKARLQTLAANVKSGDAENHEARAARLYWQARFPDRYLQDDKRDPMSESFFNSLLNYGYAIIRAATARALVSAGLQPALGVFHHRRDNPFCLADDVMEPLRPLVDRTVQALLENEPDLQTAAIESRHRKELLSLLAAPVTFGETSGPLMAVLPRYINSFYRLLVRESELLVVPTY
- the cas2 gene encoding CRISPR-associated endonuclease Cas2, which codes for MNISGYRCMWIIVLFDLPTDTKKARRQYTDFRKSLLEDGFAMMQYSVYFRHCASKENAEVHQQRVRMSVPPDGEVRVIQFTDKQFARMEVYFGKRRTRTEGAPAQLEMF